Within the Rhizobium favelukesii genome, the region CGTTTCCAGCGACTTGGCGAGCAGCTTCGCGCCGTCCATACCCTTCGGCAGCGTCACCCAGATGAACATGCCGCCTTCGGGCTTCGTCCAGCTCGTGCCGGCAGGCATATATTTCTCCAGCGCCGCCAGCATGACGTTGCGGCGATGGCTGTAGACCGACCTGATCTTGGCGACCTGCGCGTCAAAGCCGCGCTCCGCGACGTGCGCGATCGCCATCTGATTGATCGTCGAGGAATGCAAGTCAGCCGCCTGCTTCATCAGCACGAGCTTGCGGATGACCAGAGCATTAGCAACGATGAAGCCGACACGCAGGCCCGGCGCCAGCGTCTTGGAGAAGCTGCCGCAGTAAATGGTGCGCGTGTCGTTGATATTCCCCTTCTTGGCAATTTCCGTCGCCAGGATCGGTGCGATCGGCGTCCCATCGTAACGCAGCGACTGATAGGCTGCGTCTTCGATGACCGCGATATCGAGCTCCTCTGCCAGGGCGAGAACCTTCTCTCGTCCGGCTTGATCGACAGTCTCGCCCGTCGGATTGGCAAAATCGGCGGAGAGATAAGCGAACTTCACCTTCCCACCCGCAGCTGACGCCTGCGCCCTAAAGGAGTCTGGCGTGCGATTGCCGTTCGGCGTCAGCTGATCATAGGTCGGCTCGTAAGCATTGAAAGCCTGCAAGGCACCGAGATACGTCGGCCAGGTGACCAGCGCCGTGTCGTTCGGCGAGAGGAAGAGCTTGCCGAGATAATCCAGACCCTGCTGCGAGCCGGAAACGATGAAGACGTTATCGAGGTCGCAAGGGATGCCGATGGCAGCCATCTGCTTGATCAGCCATTCGCGGAGCGGCTTGTAGCCTTCGCTGACGGAATACTGCAGCGCCGAGTTCACGGCCGAACTGTTGAAGATATCGGCGTAAGCGGCCTTGAATTCCTTATCGGGGAAAAGTGCCGGATCCGGAATGCCGCCGGCAAAGGAAATGATGTCAGGGCGGTCAAGAAGCTTCAGAAGCTCGCGAATCTCCGATGCACGCATCCGTGAAGAACGCGTCGCGAATATGCTTTCCCAATTCAACATGGGCATTTCCTCGCAATTTTTTGTCTTTAGGCGACAGAACCACGCAACAAATGATAAGTCAACATTACTGACCTATTTGTTTGTCACGGTGACAAGTCTGCGCGCCTTTTAGTCCCAAAAATCTGCGACAGCGACTGGAAAACGTTACAGAAAGGCCCCGTTCCCGGAAGAAACAGGGCCTTCTTGTCTAGCAAGATCACGAACGGAAAAGCGTTGCGATCTGCTCTTGTGTCGGTAGCTGGCCCCGCGGCGTCAGTTTGTCGACCACGCCAGGCAAGACGTTCGACAGTTGGTTCAGCAGCTCTTGCTCACTGATTCCCGCCTGCCGTGCGAGATCACTGATCGTCTTGGAACCGAGCGCATCATTGAGATTGCCCGGTGCGATCGGCTTGTTCTGCCCGGGCTGGACCCACGAGTCGACCGTATCGCCCTGCCCGGCTTCCGTCAGCTTGCCGAGAAGACCACCGAGCCCACCGAGAAG harbors:
- a CDS encoding YidB family protein; translation: MGIFDDAVPGGNISKPIMIALGALLVGKLLGAGGSQADPATQQANPQANPQTGDGGLLGGLGGLLGKLTEAGQGDTVDSWVQPGQNKPIAPGNLNDALGSKTISDLARQAGISEQELLNQLSNVLPGVVDKLTPRGQLPTQEQIATLFRS
- a CDS encoding PLP-dependent aminotransferase family protein produces the protein MLNWESIFATRSSRMRASEIRELLKLLDRPDIISFAGGIPDPALFPDKEFKAAYADIFNSSAVNSALQYSVSEGYKPLREWLIKQMAAIGIPCDLDNVFIVSGSQQGLDYLGKLFLSPNDTALVTWPTYLGALQAFNAYEPTYDQLTPNGNRTPDSFRAQASAAGGKVKFAYLSADFANPTGETVDQAGREKVLALAEELDIAVIEDAAYQSLRYDGTPIAPILATEIAKKGNINDTRTIYCGSFSKTLAPGLRVGFIVANALVIRKLVLMKQAADLHSSTINQMAIAHVAERGFDAQVAKIRSVYSHRRNVMLAALEKYMPAGTSWTKPEGGMFIWVTLPKGMDGAKLLAKSLETAKVAFVPGKAFFADGSGENTFRVSFSCANEQMIEEGISRLGALIAGETGG